In Juglans regia cultivar Chandler chromosome 13, Walnut 2.0, whole genome shotgun sequence, the DNA window TTACTCTGTATACGTCTCTGCTTCTATTTCTTGCAATTAATTAATCAGTGCTCTATACCTGCTGGTTCCTTAGAGTTTTAATGGCCCAGAGTGGAACAGTTATCAAGGCCAGTAAGGGTTGTCTGTGGCCTGAATTTGACatgtaaaaagttaaaaacatccCCATATTCTTGCAGGCCTACTTAAACTCATGCAGTAACATTTTACCTCCCATTGAAGAGTAGAATGACAACTACTTCTCAGGAGAACTTTATAGTGTCCTTATCTGGTTAGTTTTCAGTTTTCAGTGATGACAATTTGCTGTATCATGTAACCAGCTATCCTTGTACAGTTATTTACTAACCTTATCTTTTacaatttcaaaattctcattgATCAGGTTCATTCTAAAGGTCATGCAAAGCAGGCTACTAGGTGATGGGAGAAGTTGTTGAGAACACAATGGCAATATTGattaaccaattttttttttctcttgcaaGAATATACGTACTCTTTTGGTGGTCAAATTACAATATAATAGTTTCGGATGTCAGATACTCAGAGTAGATAATGGAATTAGCCCATATCTCCTTCTATAATGCAAAGGTATATGCCGTTTCTAACAGGCAGAACTGGTTTATCCAAGGTAAATATTTAGTACGTTAGTTATTTGGGTTTCATGTCATCAGTATCTGATTCACTTTAAAATTAGACGAacatatcatttatataaaaacatGATTTGTAACTTAGAAACGTTGATAGTCTCCATGTGGCATTTATTAACTATAATCAGCACCTGCTATTATGGACTCTGAATATATGACCTATGGTGCTTTCAAGACTTTTACAGATCAAAGTGATAAGCCTGCTGATTTCGTGGGTTAGAAATGGTAATTACACAATTTCAAGGGAAAGATAACTGAGCATAGAACAGTGGCtgaaaaaatttcattgaagtATCATTATGTACATGTTAATCATTTCCAAAACAGTCACTTTGCTTCAGAAGCTGCAGATTAGCATTTGTTGGTTGGGTGTACATAGATGTGGAGGGagatatgaagatgatggaCAGCAACGAGTGGCTATGGCTATGACCAATGCTTTCTCCAGATTTTTGGCTATATTCTGTTGGATCATTGCAATTACATACTCCAGAGACGCTGCATCACATGGCAACGTGATGGGCCCATATCTTGGCAGACCAAATTCTTCTTCTGCTAGTCTAAAGAGCTCCTTGAAGATTTCTTCTTTGAGATATTCCAAAGGAAGCACAAAGCATCTTTGGTCCGAAGTGTACACAACAAAGTGACCCTTAGCGGCAACCAATGATGCGTTGCAATTGTCTGCATCCGCACCTCCAGTGGCTTTTGGGAATGCtattctttttctcttgataTTAGTCAGTTTTTGCCACTTCCTTGCCATTGTGATGAGCTTTTTGGCACTGATCATGTTGTCACTCACGGTGTTGGAAATCTGAGGCTGACGAAGAAAGGAGGTCTGTTTTTGTGCTGAGTAAAAGGGAGTGTAGGTTGATTATATATGCACAAGGAAGGAGACAATCTCTTAGGGAGACTTTTTCTGTATAGATATCCATGGGGAACAAAACCATGTGATACTTAATTTCAGTGTTGTTTGGGTGGGTTTGATGTTTTCCTATGGTTGGAAATCAGCACATCAGATGGAGTGTGATATCTTTTGCTTTCTGTCAGGTGGTTTGAAAACAAGATGGACCAATTGCCCGTTGCTCCTTCCATCACAATTCACAAGGGACTTTGTGGatcacaaaaaaaagaaaaaagaaaacataaaattaaatgcCAATCTACTTCTGACGctttaattcatatttttcattcTGTACAACCTTGTCTTGGAAGACTAGCCTGTTGGACCCAACATGCCCATGAACTGCCTAACAGAGGAACTTGTGGTTAATTGATCTCTACCTTTGTGATATTTGTCATCACctggaattttttattcaaaaaaaaaaaaaaaaaaaggaagaagaaaaaaacagaacTACACATAGGCCTGCCAGAATATGCATCTGTGACAACTATACTGTGCTTATCTGGTTGGTTTTCGTTTGCAGTAATGTCAATTTGCTGTAGCATCTAACAAGTTATCCTAGTAAAATGATCATCAAATCccagattttatgttttaaaactaGTCAATGATCAGGTTAAAATTTCCAGAAGTTATCCATACAGTTGTTACTTCTCAGTCATCTCCTGAAATTGGAATCTCTTGCTGCATATGCAATGCAAGTCTTGTTTatattcctttttgttttggcaTTAAACTCTTGCTGCTCATTGCCATATTCAACCTAAGCAACGAAGATACCTCAGCACTCTCGGTGAACTATTGCTGTTTAAATCTATACAACATATCACTTGCCTCTGTTTTCAAGGGTTCTGTCTAACATTATTCTCGggataaaagaaattaaggaaaGAGAAGAATGAAAATTAGGCTCTTCATTCTTTGGTTATAAGAGggaaaaaaccaagaaaataaagagagagagagagtaacagAAGATTCATATTTTTCACATGTCAAAACTGTACCCCTCGAGCTCTATTAAAAATTTCTGTGAAGATGTACacgtaatatatatacttttgtaGATTATTTACAGATTGATCCATACATGAATGATTCAGCAGACAGAAACAAGTAAATTTTGGACTGCATATCCTTGTTGGGAAGCAGAAATTGAGCAGCGTCTTATATTAATGGAATTAAgcaaaactttctcaaaatctttAGCTGCACCGTTTTGGATGAGCAAGAGTACATAATCCATGAAGACTGCATCACATGGCAATGTGATTGGCCCATCACTTGATAGTCCAAACTCTTCTTCTGACTTCTTGAAGAGCTCTAGGAAGATGGGGTGGTTCAGATACCCCAAGGGCACCTTAAAACGCCCCTCATCGGCTGTGTAGAAAACAAAATAGCCTTTTTTTGACACGGTTGAGGCATTTCTGCCGTCCACTTGATGATGTACTCTCTTCCTCCCTATGGCAACTCTCTCCCTCCACTTTCTTGTCATCTTGACGAGCTTCTTGGGGCTGATCATGCTTAAGTACTGTATGTATATTATAGATGGAAGGTTTTGAGCAAGAAGAGAGGAAATACTGCTTCTGTGTCTATTGAAAGGCAATGATCAAAGGGGCttactttttatattcaaaaagCTGGGAACACTACTGTTTATGCAGCTATCCTTATGTTGGGATTTCAGAAGGAAAGCATGTGGTTAGTTATGTAGAATAGGTACAGGCAAGATGGGAGTTATCATCCATGTTTCGTTGCCAATGCATCGCGGAGCCAACATTTGAGGATACTTTCTCACGTTTGCTGTCTGATGTCTTCGGGTTCAAGGACATAGAAGGTCCTACGTAATTTATATAGCTTTTTTTAGACAAAAGCATTGCTTCTGTTTTATGGCACTTCGTTAATGTTTTGTCCTCTTTCTTTTACAGCactttgccttttttttcccctatatatctaatttattataattagtaatcaaataaaaacacattaaaaaaaatcacaattaagttataaatataagttaaaaaatcacaattatGTAGATGTGCGACTAGTATAGCTAATTTGGGGCCCAACCTGCATCTTCCTCTGCCATTGAAGGTACTTGAAACattttaacacaaaaataatcttacaaaaataatcttacaaattgacgtgatttcatcagatccgttaaatctattttatactactttataataaaaataactttacaatctgataaatcacatcaagttatatcaatttgtaagattacttttatataagaaaaatgtttgttGCAAGCGCCTGGTATAAATGGCGTGTAAACGTAACTGACGTGGAgacacttgatgagagagagaccgagctgatggagctgatgagagagacaAATCGAGCTAATGAGAGAGACCGAGTTGATGAGAGAggaataattcattttaaatctaacGTGACATAGACGACTGCATACCGGTTGTATCTAAC includes these proteins:
- the LOC108993326 gene encoding auxin-responsive protein SAUR62-like; translation: MISAKKLITMARKWQKLTNIKRKRIAFPKATGGADADNCNASLVAAKGHFVVYTSDQRCFVLPLEYLKEEIFKELFRLAEEEFGLPRYGPITLPCDAASLEYVIAMIQQNIAKNLEKALVIAIATRCCPSSSYLPPHLCTPNQQMLICSF
- the LOC118344180 gene encoding auxin-responsive protein SAUR66-like, which translates into the protein MISPKKLVKMTRKWRERVAIGRKRVHHQVDGRNASTVSKKGYFVFYTADEGRFKVPLGYLNHPIFLELFKKSEEEFGLSSDGPITLPCDAVFMDYVLLLIQNGAAKDFEKVLLNSINIRRCSISASQQGYAVQNLLVSVC